A genomic window from Alkalihalobacillus sp. AL-G includes:
- the treP gene encoding PTS system trehalose-specific EIIBC component: MSISRETVLMIVEALGGRDNINTATHCVTRLRLALNDEGKVDKEKLESIDIVKGSFSTNGQFQVVIGQGTVDEVYKKMVEETGIGEASKEDVKEAAKDKLNPLQRAVKVLADIFIPILPAIVTAGLLMGLNNVLVGEGIFYDEKSIVQVHKQWADLASIINLIANTAFVFLPALIGWSAVKRFGGNPLLGIVLGLMLVHPDLLNAWAYGDALKKGEIPAWNLFGLTIEKVGYQGQVLPVLVASYVLARIEQFLNKRIPDSIKLLVVAPITLLITGFLAFIVIGPITFAIGNVITDLFVGIFENFAALGGIVYGGLYSLLVITGMHHTFLAVDLQLISSTGGTFLWPMLALSNIAQGSSALAMMFATRDEKLKGLSGTSALSAYLGITEPAMFGVNIRFKYPFVFAMLGSAIAGLILALNHVTAFSIGIGGIPGFLSIKDEFWGAFFTGMAIVIVVPFALTYFYAKVKKIK; the protein is encoded by the coding sequence ATGAGTATTAGTCGTGAAACAGTTCTAATGATTGTGGAAGCGCTCGGTGGACGTGACAATATCAATACGGCAACACATTGTGTTACACGCCTGCGTCTTGCATTAAACGATGAGGGAAAAGTAGATAAGGAGAAATTAGAATCTATTGATATCGTAAAAGGTTCCTTTTCTACAAATGGTCAGTTCCAGGTCGTAATCGGCCAAGGAACTGTTGATGAAGTGTATAAAAAGATGGTCGAAGAAACCGGTATCGGTGAAGCATCGAAGGAAGATGTCAAGGAAGCTGCAAAGGACAAGCTGAATCCGTTACAACGAGCGGTCAAAGTCTTAGCAGACATCTTCATTCCGATCCTGCCAGCAATTGTTACTGCTGGTCTCTTGATGGGATTGAATAACGTACTTGTCGGTGAAGGTATTTTTTATGATGAAAAGTCAATTGTGCAAGTGCATAAACAATGGGCAGATCTAGCAAGTATTATCAACTTGATCGCAAATACCGCATTCGTCTTTTTACCTGCGTTAATCGGTTGGTCCGCAGTAAAACGATTCGGCGGTAACCCATTACTCGGTATAGTTCTCGGATTAATGCTCGTCCACCCAGATTTATTGAACGCGTGGGCGTATGGTGATGCGCTTAAAAAAGGAGAAATCCCAGCATGGAATCTCTTCGGATTAACCATTGAAAAGGTTGGGTATCAAGGTCAGGTCCTCCCTGTTCTGGTAGCCTCTTATGTATTAGCGAGAATTGAGCAATTTTTAAACAAACGAATTCCAGATTCCATAAAATTATTGGTCGTTGCACCGATAACGTTACTGATTACTGGATTCCTAGCATTTATAGTAATCGGCCCAATTACGTTTGCAATCGGGAATGTGATTACTGATTTATTTGTAGGAATCTTTGAAAACTTTGCAGCACTAGGTGGAATTGTGTACGGTGGTTTGTATTCACTACTTGTTATAACAGGAATGCACCATACCTTCCTAGCTGTCGATCTTCAATTGATTTCGAGTACAGGCGGAACATTTCTATGGCCGATGCTCGCCTTATCAAACATTGCACAAGGTTCATCTGCACTTGCGATGATGTTTGCAACAAGAGACGAAAAGCTGAAAGGCCTATCGGGTACATCAGCTCTTTCTGCGTACCTCGGTATCACTGAGCCAGCGATGTTTGGAGTAAACATCCGGTTCAAGTATCCGTTTGTCTTCGCGATGCTTGGCTCAGCGATTGCAGGTTTGATCCTCGCACTTAATCATGTAACGGCATTTTCGATTGGCATCGGTGGTATACCTGGATTCTTATCGATTAAGGACGAGTTCTGGGGAGCATTCTTCACCGGTATGGCGATTGTAATTGTAGTGCCTTTCGCTCTCACATATTTCTACGCAAAGGTCAAAAAGATCAAATAA
- the treC gene encoding alpha,alpha-phosphotrehalase — protein sequence MEWWRKSVVYQIYPKSFNDTTGSGVGDIEGIIQKLDYIKTLGVDVIWLTPIYDSPQRDNGYDIRDYYKIHEEYGTMEDFERLISESHQRGIKVIMDIVVNHTSTEHRWFKEALNDPNSEFRDFYIWKEGKDGEPPTNWKSKFGGSAWQYDGKSGEYYLHLYDVTQADLNWENEKLRNNIYEMMTYWFNKGVDGFRLDVVNLLSKNQQFPDDDYSVPPGDGRKFYTDGPRIHEFIHGMNENVFLKFNVMTVGEMSSTTVDHCIKYTNPDRGELDMTFNFHHLKVDYPNGEKWTKADFDFIKLKQILSDWQVKMHEGNGWNALFWCNHDQPRIVSRFGDEGKYHSESAKMLATTIHMMQGTPYIYQGEEFGMTNPNFDQLSSYRDVESVNAFKDLKKQGMSEEEIIDILKQKSRDNSRTPMQWTDSEHAGFTTGEPWIDVANNFDEVNAVKAVMEPDSIFHHYQRLIDLRKSHDVITTGDYQLLLEDDPKVFAYVRNGEDEKLLVVNNFYADEVSFQLPDTVQVSGYGSEILLSNYGDSTKDFQSIQLRPYESIVYHLKKK from the coding sequence ATGGAATGGTGGAGAAAGTCAGTCGTTTATCAAATCTATCCGAAGAGCTTTAATGACACGACTGGCTCAGGCGTAGGTGATATTGAAGGGATCATCCAAAAGCTTGATTATATAAAAACACTTGGCGTGGACGTGATTTGGCTAACACCGATTTACGATTCTCCGCAACGGGATAATGGCTATGATATCCGTGATTATTACAAAATTCATGAAGAATATGGAACGATGGAGGATTTTGAGCGGTTAATATCTGAATCACACCAACGCGGGATTAAGGTGATCATGGATATTGTCGTCAATCATACATCGACGGAGCATCGTTGGTTTAAAGAAGCATTGAACGATCCGAACAGTGAATTTCGTGACTTTTATATTTGGAAAGAAGGTAAAGATGGAGAGCCGCCTACGAACTGGAAATCGAAATTCGGCGGGTCCGCCTGGCAGTATGACGGCAAATCGGGTGAATATTACCTTCATTTATACGACGTAACCCAAGCAGATTTGAACTGGGAAAACGAAAAGTTAAGAAACAACATCTATGAAATGATGACGTACTGGTTCAATAAAGGTGTCGATGGCTTCCGGCTCGATGTCGTGAATTTACTATCGAAAAACCAGCAGTTCCCGGATGACGACTATTCTGTGCCGCCTGGAGATGGCCGTAAATTTTATACGGATGGACCTCGAATCCACGAGTTCATCCATGGGATGAATGAAAATGTTTTTTTAAAGTTCAATGTGATGACAGTAGGTGAAATGTCCTCTACGACGGTAGACCATTGTATCAAGTACACGAACCCAGATCGCGGAGAACTCGATATGACCTTTAACTTCCATCACTTGAAGGTGGACTATCCGAATGGTGAAAAGTGGACGAAAGCTGATTTTGACTTTATAAAACTGAAGCAAATCCTATCTGACTGGCAAGTGAAAATGCATGAAGGAAACGGATGGAATGCACTGTTCTGGTGCAATCATGACCAGCCGAGGATTGTTTCGAGATTTGGGGACGAAGGCAAATATCATTCAGAGTCTGCTAAAATGCTCGCTACCACCATCCATATGATGCAAGGGACTCCTTACATTTATCAAGGCGAGGAATTTGGGATGACCAACCCGAACTTTGATCAGCTTTCCTCGTATCGGGATGTTGAATCGGTCAATGCTTTTAAAGATTTGAAAAAACAAGGGATGTCAGAAGAAGAAATCATCGATATTTTAAAACAAAAGTCGAGGGATAACTCAAGAACACCGATGCAATGGACAGATAGCGAACATGCAGGTTTTACAACAGGAGAACCTTGGATTGATGTGGCAAATAATTTCGATGAAGTGAATGCAGTAAAAGCTGTGATGGAACCAGATTCAATTTTTCACCATTATCAAAGACTAATCGACTTGCGAAAATCACACGATGTAATTACAACAGGGGATTATCAACTTTTGCTGGAAGATGACCCGAAAGTCTTCGCTTACGTTCGTAATGGAGAAGACGAAAAACTCCTTGTCGTTAATAATTTTTATGCAGACGAGGTATCCTTTCAATTACCGGATACTGTACAAGTCTCGGGTTACGGATCGGAAATCTTGCTTTCTAATTATGGAGATTCAACTAAGGACTTTCAAAGCATACAATTAAGACCATACGAATCTATCGTTTATCACCTTAAGAAGAAGTGA
- the treR gene encoding trehalose operon repressor, which translates to MKQNKFISIYTELQEKIENGTYVPDTKLPSEHELTELYSTSRETARKALNLLAQNGYIQKVKGKGSIVLDVGKFNFPVSGLVSFKELANKMGKEVSTEVHEVVLIDPDSFLRRQLNIQSDEKVWKVVRTREIEGERIILDQDFFLESIVPTLTQEICERSIYEYLEGELQLPISFAKKEITVERASETDKMRLDLKDYEQLVLVKNFVYLEDARLFQYTESRHRLDKFRFVDFARRSHS; encoded by the coding sequence TTGAAACAAAACAAGTTCATATCAATCTATACGGAGTTACAAGAAAAAATTGAAAATGGAACATATGTGCCAGATACTAAGCTGCCTTCAGAGCACGAACTGACCGAGCTATATTCAACGTCACGAGAAACGGCTAGAAAAGCGCTTAATTTACTTGCTCAAAATGGCTACATTCAGAAGGTGAAAGGGAAAGGGTCAATTGTCTTAGATGTAGGGAAGTTCAATTTTCCAGTTTCCGGACTTGTCAGCTTTAAAGAATTGGCGAACAAGATGGGGAAAGAAGTATCGACAGAAGTGCACGAGGTGGTTTTAATCGATCCTGATTCATTCCTTCGACGGCAGCTGAACATCCAATCCGATGAGAAGGTTTGGAAGGTCGTACGTACGAGGGAAATCGAAGGAGAGCGAATCATTTTAGACCAGGATTTTTTCCTTGAGAGTATCGTTCCAACGTTAACTCAAGAAATTTGTGAACGTTCGATTTATGAATATCTTGAAGGTGAATTGCAACTGCCAATTAGCTTTGCAAAAAAGGAAATCACAGTGGAACGGGCTTCTGAAACAGACAAAATGAGGTTGGACCTCAAAGATTATGAACAGCTCGTTTTGGTCAAAAACTTTGTTTACCTTGAAGACGCACGTCTCTTTCAATATACGGAATCAAGACATCGACTAGACAAATTCCGATTTGTCGATTTTGCACGAAGATCCCATTCATGA
- a CDS encoding IS1182 family transposase (programmed frameshift), giving the protein MFHTRSATQNEVEFVSIEDLVPQDHLLRKIDQYIDFSFILDRVRPYYSEDNGRPSLDPLVLFKMMFIGYFYGIRSERQLEKEIQMNIAYRWFLGLRLSDSVPHHSTISWNRRTRFKGTDIFQEIFDEIVLQATSHRMVGGRALFTDSTHLKADANKHKFTKETVEVETRDYIEDLDQAIEEDRNKNGKKPLKERKEVKKTKEIRKSTTDPDCGFMSRDHKQEMFCYLDHRTTDMKFNIITDAFVTPGNVHDSVPYLSRLDRQRERFDFQVEAVALDSGYLTNPICKGISDRLIFGVIAHRRYQPTKSLFPKWKFTYQSENDQYICPNGEVLTYRTTTRGGYREYKSDSQKCKECPLLDQCTRSKNHQKVVTRHVWEEHKEKVRLNRLSKSGKQLYKFRKEKVERSFADSKELHGLRYCRLRGIENVSEQVLLTAACQNMKKIATHLARLGWVCGSLFSKNNSFSKRNLSK; this is encoded by the exons TTGTTCCATACAAGAAGCGCGACTCAAAATGAAGTTGAATTTGTATCCATTGAAGACCTCGTTCCTCAAGATCATCTTCTCAGAAAGATTGATCAATACATCGATTTTTCCTTCATCCTTGATCGAGTTCGACCTTACTATTCAGAAGATAACGGACGTCCTTCTCTTGATCCTCTCGTACTTTTCAAGATGATGTTTATTGGCTATTTTTACGGAATTCGCTCCGAGAGACAACTTGAAAAAGAAATTCAAATGAACATTGCCTATCGTTGGTTTCTTGGATTACGTCTATCTGATTCTGTTCCTCATCACTCTACGATTAGTTGGAATCGCCGTACACGATTTAAAGGAACGGATATCTTTCAAGAAATCTTTGATGAAATTGTTCTTCAAGCCACGAGCCATCGAATGGTTGGAGGCAGAGCCCTGTTCACAGACTCCACCCATTTAAAGGCGGATGCCAATAAACATAAATTCACGAAAGAAACCGTTGAAGTAGAAACCCGTGACTACATTGAAGACTTAGATCAAGCGATCGAAGAGGACCGGAACAAGAACGGAAAAAAGC CTCTAAAGGAACGGAAGGAGGTGAAAAAGACCAAAGAAATTCGAAAAAGTACAACCGATCCGGATTGTGGGTTCATGTCCCGAGATCATAAGCAGGAGATGTTCTGTTACCTTGATCATCGTACGACAGATATGAAGTTCAACATTATTACGGATGCCTTTGTCACTCCTGGAAATGTTCATGACTCAGTTCCTTATCTATCACGCTTAGATCGTCAAAGGGAACGCTTTGACTTTCAAGTAGAAGCTGTCGCATTGGACTCAGGTTATCTAACCAACCCGATTTGTAAAGGAATATCAGACCGATTGATCTTTGGAGTCATCGCTCATCGAAGATACCAGCCAACGAAAAGTCTTTTCCCAAAATGGAAATTTACATATCAGTCCGAGAACGATCAATATATTTGCCCGAATGGTGAAGTCTTAACGTATCGAACAACAACACGTGGAGGGTATCGAGAGTATAAATCTGATTCTCAGAAGTGTAAGGAGTGTCCTCTACTTGATCAATGTACACGATCAAAAAATCACCAAAAGGTTGTTACTCGGCACGTATGGGAAGAGCACAAAGAAAAAGTTCGATTAAACCGGTTATCCAAATCAGGTAAGCAGCTTTATAAATTTAGAAAAGAGAAAGTTGAGCGAAGCTTCGCAGATTCAAAAGAACTGCATGGGCTTCGCTACTGTAGGTTGAGGGGAATAGAAAATGTGAGTGAGCAAGTATTACTCACCGCAGCGTGTCAGAATATGAAAAAGATTGCCACACACCTAGCCCGGTTAGGATGGGTGTGTGGGAGTCTTTTTTCAAAAAACAACTCATTTTCTAAGAGAAATTTATCCAAATAA
- a CDS encoding LVIVD repeat-containing protein, translating to MKKFRSSTFIIALLVILLTSTLPSKAAVETIEGIDVPVVSSDNVELVGNFPNATIISAVFSSEKPYMYANTLTGVTIYDISDPTKPVPVGKLASAHFENEDATFGERKDGTKFMLIAYDPIGVTPAYEDKSVSTGNEIVVVDVSDPTNPHVVSRVETTTRTHTATCVNKECTYAYTSGSTDEEDSPAFSIINLVDPSNAYEAKVYPSSVGTTGHDWQIDSSGVAWLTGLQGTVAYDISDPLNPVVLNSTDERALNGTEWNSFIHHNTLRPNGDEFKSRGEGQMESNESLERTADQIRPGEVLMVTEEDYLHPGTCENEGSFQTWQVQRLNKSIAGSDKSQIQPGTGTIEPLDSWNTKILNTDVDTPAGLICSAHYSSYHQDGFVAIGFYQQGARILDVRDPTDIKQVGYWFMGIQEVWGAQWIPERDENGRVTGDVSNLVYTYDPTRGLDILRVTLPEESPAHTDSITAPISTDMIQVPATELSEALQEKMSHTHTH from the coding sequence GTGAAAAAATTTCGATCATCAACTTTTATCATTGCCTTGTTGGTCATTTTGTTAACAAGTACCTTACCAAGTAAAGCTGCGGTCGAAACAATTGAGGGAATTGATGTCCCTGTCGTATCGAGTGACAATGTTGAACTGGTTGGCAACTTTCCAAACGCAACCATAATTTCTGCTGTTTTTTCCAGTGAGAAACCGTATATGTATGCAAACACGTTGACAGGAGTTACGATATATGACATCTCTGATCCTACCAAACCCGTCCCAGTAGGAAAACTCGCCAGTGCCCATTTCGAAAATGAAGACGCCACGTTCGGTGAGCGTAAGGATGGCACGAAATTTATGCTGATTGCCTATGATCCAATTGGGGTAACACCTGCCTACGAAGATAAAAGTGTTTCGACCGGTAACGAAATAGTGGTTGTCGATGTTTCTGATCCAACTAATCCTCATGTTGTATCACGTGTGGAAACAACAACGCGAACCCATACAGCCACTTGTGTAAATAAAGAGTGTACTTACGCTTACACTTCAGGAAGCACAGACGAGGAAGACAGCCCTGCATTCTCCATTATCAACCTAGTAGACCCTTCCAATGCCTATGAAGCGAAAGTGTACCCGAGTTCAGTCGGCACAACCGGACATGACTGGCAGATTGATTCATCCGGAGTCGCATGGCTTACGGGGTTACAAGGGACGGTCGCTTATGATATTTCTGATCCATTAAATCCCGTAGTACTTAATTCTACTGATGAAAGAGCTCTAAACGGAACAGAATGGAATTCATTCATTCACCATAACACGCTACGTCCAAATGGAGATGAATTTAAATCCCGTGGGGAAGGTCAAATGGAGTCTAATGAAAGTCTAGAACGAACCGCTGATCAAATTCGCCCCGGTGAAGTGCTGATGGTCACTGAAGAAGATTATCTACATCCGGGTACATGTGAAAATGAAGGATCGTTCCAGACTTGGCAAGTCCAACGGCTTAACAAAAGTATAGCAGGATCTGATAAATCTCAAATTCAACCTGGTACTGGAACCATTGAACCATTAGATTCGTGGAACACTAAAATCTTAAATACCGATGTCGATACCCCGGCTGGTCTGATTTGTTCGGCTCACTATTCTTCGTATCACCAGGATGGTTTTGTAGCGATCGGCTTCTACCAACAAGGTGCCCGAATTCTTGATGTTCGCGACCCGACTGATATCAAACAAGTTGGGTACTGGTTCATGGGGATCCAGGAAGTCTGGGGAGCTCAGTGGATACCGGAACGTGATGAAAACGGCCGTGTAACTGGGGATGTGTCCAATTTGGTCTATACCTATGACCCAACAAGAGGATTGGACATTCTTAGAGTCACACTCCCAGAAGAGTCACCTGCACACACAGACTCAATCACCGCACCGATTTCCACGGATATGATTCAGGTCCCGGCGACAGAACTCTCTGAAGCATTACAGGAAAAAATGTCCCACACGCATACCCATTAG
- the spoVK gene encoding stage V sporulation protein K — protein MQQTISRNSKTQINVVLGNSSSSSIPKDDWYTDVEQKEKHIPLKNIQKELKKLVGMEELKELINEIYAWLYINKCRETVQLKTGKQVLHMMFKGNPGTGKTTVARMIGKLFHDMNVLSKGHIIEAERADLVGEYIGHTAQKTRELIKKAVGGILFVDEAYSLARGGEKDFGKEAIDTLVKAMEDQQNDFILILAGYSNEMDHFLTLNPGLPSRFPVVVSFPDYTVDQLMEIAKQMTKEREYKLSYDAERKLRNHLIQTVSKEGGTFSNGRYIRNLLEKSMRKQSMRLLKEGKEDKEYLMMITEKDLHLAEQSRI, from the coding sequence TTGCAACAGACGATCAGTCGTAATTCAAAAACACAAATCAATGTCGTGCTCGGTAATAGCTCCTCCTCATCTATTCCAAAAGACGACTGGTATACAGATGTAGAACAGAAGGAAAAACATATTCCACTTAAAAATATACAAAAAGAACTGAAAAAACTTGTCGGCATGGAGGAATTAAAAGAGCTGATCAATGAGATTTATGCATGGCTATATATTAATAAATGCCGGGAAACGGTACAGTTGAAAACTGGAAAACAAGTGCTTCACATGATGTTCAAAGGCAATCCAGGAACAGGGAAGACGACAGTAGCAAGAATGATCGGGAAGCTTTTCCATGATATGAACGTCCTATCAAAAGGTCATATCATAGAAGCTGAGAGAGCGGATCTTGTAGGAGAATACATTGGTCATACTGCACAAAAAACTCGTGAACTTATAAAAAAAGCAGTTGGTGGAATCTTATTTGTCGATGAAGCCTATTCACTCGCACGAGGCGGAGAAAAGGATTTCGGCAAAGAAGCCATCGACACCCTTGTAAAAGCTATGGAGGACCAGCAGAACGACTTTATCCTGATTCTAGCAGGCTACTCGAATGAGATGGATCATTTTCTCACACTGAACCCGGGTTTACCATCTCGTTTCCCTGTAGTCGTTTCGTTTCCGGATTATACGGTCGACCAGCTGATGGAGATCGCTAAACAAATGACGAAGGAACGTGAATACAAATTATCCTATGATGCTGAACGGAAGTTGCGTAATCATTTGATTCAAACCGTTTCCAAGGAGGGCGGAACATTTTCCAATGGACGATATATTCGTAACCTGCTGGAAAAATCAATGAGAAAGCAATCGATGAGGCTTTTAAAAGAAGGTAAAGAAGATAAGGAATATTTAATGATGATTACCGAGAAAGACCTTCACCTAGCAGAACAATCCCGAATTTGA
- the hflX gene encoding GTPase HflX, which produces MTNDKVKERTLLAGCQLPDRSDTRFESSMKELAALTETAQGIPVMEVTQKRERIHPATFFGKGKVEEIRNLIEEIEIDLVVVNHELSPSQLRNLTDALGVKVIDRTQLILDIFAQRANSREGKLQVELAQLEYILPRLAGQGTQLSRLGGGIGTRGPGETKLETDRRHIRNRLDDIRTQLKNVSSHRKRYRERRKLNQTHQIALVGYTNAGKSTWFNELTQADSFQEDQLFATLDPMTRKLKLPSGMLTLVTDTVGFIQDLPTGLVAAFRSTLEEVSEADLIVHMVDISDPNRDKHIETVLKLLKELDADDIPVLTVFNKNDRPHESVYPLYEAIEVSAHRKTDREQLLEAIEESVKSAMIPYRILVPSSNGKLLSQLKTLTILEHRSWNETDEVFECEGYVHASLPIYDRIRTLKTQGAQDSQ; this is translated from the coding sequence TTGACCAATGATAAAGTGAAAGAACGGACTTTACTAGCAGGGTGTCAGCTGCCTGATCGAAGCGATACCCGATTTGAGTCGTCGATGAAGGAGCTTGCTGCATTGACTGAAACGGCGCAGGGCATACCTGTCATGGAAGTGACTCAAAAACGTGAGCGCATCCACCCTGCTACATTTTTCGGAAAAGGAAAAGTCGAGGAAATACGAAACTTGATCGAGGAAATCGAAATCGACCTCGTTGTCGTCAATCACGAATTAAGTCCGAGTCAATTGAGAAATTTGACGGACGCACTTGGCGTAAAAGTAATAGACCGAACCCAGTTGATTCTCGACATTTTCGCGCAACGAGCGAACTCAAGGGAAGGTAAGCTTCAAGTCGAGCTTGCTCAGTTGGAATATATCCTACCTCGCCTTGCGGGTCAGGGTACACAGCTTTCTAGGCTCGGTGGAGGGATTGGGACGAGAGGACCCGGTGAAACCAAGCTTGAAACAGACCGAAGACACATTCGTAACCGGCTCGACGATATCCGAACCCAATTGAAAAACGTTTCTTCACATCGGAAACGGTACCGTGAACGCAGAAAATTGAACCAGACTCATCAAATCGCACTTGTCGGGTATACGAATGCTGGAAAATCCACCTGGTTTAACGAGCTGACACAAGCGGATTCATTTCAGGAGGATCAATTGTTTGCAACGCTTGACCCGATGACTCGAAAATTAAAACTTCCAAGTGGCATGCTGACACTAGTGACCGATACGGTCGGCTTCATTCAGGATTTACCGACTGGGCTCGTAGCGGCATTCAGATCGACACTTGAAGAGGTTAGTGAAGCGGATCTTATCGTACATATGGTTGATATTTCTGATCCGAATAGGGACAAGCATATTGAAACGGTTTTGAAACTGCTCAAAGAGCTTGATGCAGACGACATTCCGGTGCTGACCGTCTTCAATAAGAATGACCGTCCTCATGAATCGGTTTATCCATTATATGAAGCGATTGAGGTATCTGCACATCGTAAAACAGACAGAGAGCAGCTGCTAGAGGCGATTGAAGAATCAGTCAAATCGGCGATGATTCCGTACCGCATACTAGTGCCGTCTTCCAACGGTAAGCTGCTAAGTCAGTTAAAAACATTAACGATCCTGGAGCATAGAAGCTGGAATGAAACAGATGAAGTCTTTGAATGCGAGGGGTATGTACACGCATCACTTCCGATATACGATAGAATCAGAACGCTGAAAACGCAGGGAGCACAGGATTCACAATGA
- a CDS encoding methionine gamma-lyase family protein: MIHFKNNEKLTQLAAQIEEKIHPIHQSIEAIEEENQHRVLDAFRKHQVSDFHFTPSTGYGYDDSGRDVLERVYADVFGAESALVRPHIISGTHAIYLALSGVLRPGDELLYMTGKPYDTLEEIVGIRGDGKGSLKEFGITYRSVDLKENGNVDFPEIEKIIHEQTKVIGIQRSKGYSDRHSFTIEEIEEMIRFVKEIRPEVIVFVDNCYGEFVEMMEPTHIGADLMAGSLIKNPGGGLAKIGGYIAGREALVELCSYRLTSPGIGKEAGASLDTLLDMYQGFFLAPHVVSQSLKGAVFTAAFLEELGFETNPAWDSTRTDLVQSVKFRDRDAMIRFCQAIQRNSPVNAHVVPHPSHMPGYDDDVIMAAGTFIQGSSIELSADGPIRDPYEAYVQGGLTYQHVKIAVISALNDLFEAGLKSKG; this comes from the coding sequence ATGATACATTTTAAAAATAATGAAAAGCTCACACAACTCGCAGCACAGATTGAAGAAAAAATCCATCCAATTCACCAATCAATAGAAGCCATCGAAGAGGAAAACCAGCATAGAGTCCTAGATGCTTTTCGCAAGCATCAAGTTAGTGACTTTCATTTTACACCGTCAACAGGCTATGGTTACGATGATTCCGGAAGAGATGTGTTAGAACGTGTTTATGCCGATGTCTTTGGAGCGGAGTCTGCGCTTGTACGCCCGCATATCATTTCTGGTACACATGCGATTTATCTTGCGCTCTCTGGTGTATTGAGACCTGGGGATGAATTGCTTTACATGACGGGTAAACCGTACGATACGCTTGAAGAAATCGTAGGTATCCGAGGGGATGGAAAAGGATCTTTAAAGGAATTCGGTATTACATATCGCTCGGTAGACCTTAAAGAAAATGGAAACGTCGATTTTCCAGAGATTGAAAAGATTATTCATGAACAGACAAAGGTAATTGGGATTCAACGATCAAAAGGTTATTCTGATCGACACTCATTTACGATCGAGGAAATTGAAGAGATGATCCGCTTTGTCAAAGAGATCAGGCCTGAAGTGATTGTGTTCGTTGATAATTGCTATGGTGAATTTGTAGAGATGATGGAACCGACCCATATCGGTGCTGATTTGATGGCAGGGTCACTCATTAAAAACCCTGGCGGTGGTTTGGCGAAAATCGGTGGCTATATCGCTGGACGTGAAGCTCTTGTAGAGTTGTGTTCATATCGCCTCACTTCTCCTGGCATAGGTAAGGAAGCAGGCGCATCTCTAGATACACTGCTTGATATGTATCAGGGATTTTTCCTTGCGCCGCATGTTGTCAGCCAGTCTCTAAAAGGTGCGGTATTCACGGCAGCCTTTTTAGAGGAGCTTGGCTTTGAAACGAACCCCGCCTGGGACAGTACGCGTACAGATTTAGTCCAATCCGTTAAATTTAGAGACCGTGATGCAATGATTCGGTTCTGTCAGGCGATCCAACGAAATTCACCTGTCAATGCACATGTTGTTCCGCACCCAAGCCATATGCCCGGCTATGATGACGATGTAATCATGGCGGCGGGAACGTTCATCCAGGGCTCAAGTATCGAATTATCTGCTGACGGTCCGATCCGTGATCCTTATGAAGCTTATGTACAGGGCGGCCTTACGTACCAGCATGTAAAAATCGCTGTCATTAGTGCATTGAACGATCTTTTCGAGGCAGGTTTAAAATCAAAAGGATAG
- a CDS encoding MerR family transcriptional regulator, producing MGDQVRRNMPLFSIGIVKQLTELSARQIRYYEEQSLITPARSKGNTRMFSFNDVDRLLEIKALIERGVNLAGIREVFEMKEKGYGTQHPVHRKEPTEGDLHKQLKKELFQAGRHGKASLIQGELSRFFH from the coding sequence ATGGGAGATCAGGTTAGAAGAAATATGCCGCTGTTCTCCATAGGAATTGTCAAGCAATTAACCGAGTTATCAGCACGGCAAATTCGGTATTACGAAGAACAAAGCCTGATAACGCCGGCCCGATCTAAAGGAAATACGCGAATGTTTTCGTTCAATGATGTGGATCGATTGCTTGAGATTAAGGCCTTGATTGAACGTGGTGTGAACCTAGCTGGAATTCGTGAAGTTTTTGAAATGAAAGAAAAAGGCTACGGTACACAACATCCTGTTCATCGGAAAGAGCCAACTGAAGGTGACCTGCACAAACAACTGAAGAAAGAGCTTTTTCAGGCTGGACGTCATGGGAAAGCCTCATTGATCCAAGGAGAACTATCTAGATTTTTTCATTAA